In Crateriforma spongiae, the following proteins share a genomic window:
- a CDS encoding M28 family peptidase, which yields MLAVAATLVVAGIALVAIGIQSGGGLDNDIAAAPARTAIPAPYDADRAMGYLRQICDIGPRPTASAGMETQQAFLKRHFESLGGTVRLQSTRIRHPETGDVIPMANLIASWHLDRPKRFLLCAHYDTRPFPDRDRRNPKGRFVGANDGGSGVAALMELAHHLDELPSDVGVDLVMFDAEEFVFDERRDKYFLGSTYFAQQYRMQPPQSPYTAGVLLDMVGDKELKIYYERNSLKYARQVARQIWNVADDLGVTAFVPRSRHEIRDDHLPLNQIAGIPTVDLIDFDYPRPGLGAPQYWHTEQDIPENCSGESLAAVVWVVHQWLQRQ from the coding sequence CTGTTGGCCGTCGCCGCAACCTTGGTGGTGGCGGGCATCGCACTGGTCGCGATTGGAATTCAGTCCGGCGGCGGATTGGACAACGACATTGCTGCGGCGCCGGCGCGCACCGCGATCCCGGCACCCTACGATGCGGATCGCGCAATGGGATACTTGCGACAAATCTGTGACATCGGCCCCAGGCCCACGGCCAGTGCCGGCATGGAAACGCAGCAAGCGTTTCTGAAACGTCACTTCGAATCGTTGGGAGGAACGGTTCGCTTGCAATCGACGCGTATCCGGCATCCGGAAACCGGCGATGTCATCCCGATGGCCAACCTGATCGCTTCATGGCACTTGGATCGTCCGAAACGTTTCCTGCTGTGTGCCCACTACGACACGCGTCCGTTCCCCGATCGAGACCGTCGCAATCCCAAAGGTCGGTTTGTGGGCGCCAATGACGGTGGCAGCGGAGTCGCGGCCTTGATGGAACTGGCACATCACCTGGACGAACTGCCGTCGGATGTCGGCGTGGACTTGGTCATGTTTGACGCCGAAGAATTCGTCTTTGACGAACGGCGTGACAAGTACTTTCTGGGTTCCACCTATTTTGCCCAACAGTACCGAATGCAGCCGCCTCAATCGCCGTACACCGCCGGCGTGCTGTTGGACATGGTCGGCGACAAAGAACTAAAGATCTATTACGAACGCAACAGCCTGAAGTACGCCCGCCAAGTGGCACGTCAAATTTGGAACGTGGCGGACGATTTGGGGGTCACCGCTTTTGTCCCACGCAGTCGCCATGAAATTCGCGACGACCATCTGCCGTTGAATCAGATCGCGGGCATTCCGACGGTGGACTTGATCGATTTCGACTATCCCAGGCCAGGACTGGGTGCCCCGCAATACTGGCATACCGAACAAGACATCCCCGAAAACTGCAGCGGCGAAAGCCTGGCCGCGGTGGTTTGGGTCGTGCATCAATGGCTACAACGGCAATAA